The Cupriavidus necator N-1 DNA window GCCGCCGACGCGCGCCTGCGGCACGTGCGCCAGCGCGGGCTGATCTGGGCCGCCGATGTGCGCGATGACGTCGCCGGCGCCGACTTTGCCGCGCGCTTCCATCACGCCGCGCGCGAGCGCGAGCTGCTGGTGCGCCCGATCGGCAATACGCTGTACGTGATGCCGCCCTACGTCTTCGATGCCGCACAGGCACGCTGGCTGGGCGAGCAACTGCTGGCCACGCTCGACGACGTGACCACCGATATGAGCACGAGCGGGGAGGTGCGCCATGCTGCTTGAACAACTGAGGCAGGCCGCCGAACAGCGCCACGCGCTGGCCCTGACGCGCCGCCGCCGCGTTGCCCACACTGCCTGCGCGCCGCACCAGGCCGTGGGCGAGGACGGGTCCGAGCCGGAATCGCTGCTGACCTTCTGCAGCAACGACTACATGGGGCTGGCCAACCACCCGGACGTGATCGCCGCGCTGGTGGAAGGCGCGCAGCGCTATGGCGCCGGCAGCGGCGCCTCGCACCTCGTCAGCGGGCATTCGCTGGCGCACACCCAGCTGGAAGCGGAACTGGCGCGCTGGCTCGCCCCGCATATCCCGCATGCGCGCACGCTGTATTTCTGCACCGGCTACATGGCCAACATGGCGGTGCTGACCGCGCTGGGCACGGCGGGCGCCACGCTGTTCTGTGAGTCGCTCAACCATGCCTCGCTGATCGATGGGGCGCGGCTCGCGCGCGCCGACGTGCAGCGCTACCCGCATTGCGACACCGCCGTGCTGGAAGCGCTGCTGGCGGCCAGCACCAGCGAGCGCAAGCTGATCGTGACCGACAGCGTGTTCAGCATGGACGGCAATGTCGCGCCGCTGCGCAAGCTGCTGGAACTGGCCGAGCGCCATGACGCCTGGATCATCGTCGACGATGCCCACGGCTTCGGCGTGCTGGGCGAGCAGGGCCACGGCG harbors:
- the bioF gene encoding 8-amino-7-oxononanoate synthase; translated protein: MLLEQLRQAAEQRHALALTRRRRVAHTACAPHQAVGEDGSEPESLLTFCSNDYMGLANHPDVIAALVEGAQRYGAGSGASHLVSGHSLAHTQLEAELARWLAPHIPHARTLYFCTGYMANMAVLTALGTAGATLFCESLNHASLIDGARLARADVQRYPHCDTAVLEALLAASTSERKLIVTDSVFSMDGNVAPLRKLLELAERHDAWIIVDDAHGFGVLGEQGHGVLEALGLSSERLIYVGTLGKAAGVAGAFVAAHEAIIEHLVNTARPYIYTTAAPPAVAHALLASLAILEGEEGRQRREQLTRCIAMLREGLAQLAAIAGWTLGDSETAIQPLIVGDNGAALALSATLEADGIRVGAIRPPTVPEGTARLRITLSASHTEDDVRRLLDALSAAVAQWEAA